The following proteins are co-located in the Nocardioides piscis genome:
- a CDS encoding DUF881 domain-containing protein has product MTAEPDPSPVTGRVGTHQRRRGALVWRIGTPVMVLLCGGLFAVSAEHSDGTDLRGGRYTDFASVVRAERERADRLIAEAARLEAEVETLTAAVGDRSVDRAQRQVEKLSDPAGLTPRSGPAVKVVLDDAPPEVLADTTRDPLEVIVHQQDIQAAANALWRAGAEAVTIQGQRLISTTGIKCDGNSVSLQGLSYSPPYEIVGIGDPAAMQLSLLNDSLLDLYREAAANPAGGVSYSVEVLDHATAPAYRGLLDLTYATPLPVEEG; this is encoded by the coding sequence ATGACCGCCGAGCCCGACCCAAGCCCCGTGACGGGCCGCGTCGGGACCCACCAGCGCCGTCGTGGCGCCCTGGTGTGGCGCATCGGGACGCCGGTGATGGTGCTCCTGTGCGGGGGACTCTTCGCCGTCAGCGCCGAGCACAGCGACGGCACCGACCTGCGCGGTGGCCGCTACACCGACTTCGCCTCGGTGGTCCGCGCCGAGCGTGAGCGGGCCGACCGGCTGATCGCGGAGGCCGCTCGGCTCGAGGCCGAGGTGGAGACGCTCACTGCCGCCGTCGGCGACCGCAGTGTCGACCGGGCCCAGCGGCAGGTGGAGAAGCTGTCCGACCCGGCCGGGCTGACGCCGCGGAGCGGGCCGGCCGTCAAGGTGGTCCTCGACGACGCGCCACCCGAGGTCCTGGCGGACACCACCCGCGACCCGCTCGAGGTGATCGTCCACCAACAAGACATCCAGGCCGCCGCCAACGCCCTGTGGCGAGCCGGCGCGGAGGCCGTCACGATCCAGGGCCAGCGCCTCATCTCCACCACAGGCATCAAGTGCGACGGCAACTCGGTCAGCCTCCAGGGCCTGTCCTACTCCCCGCCATACGAGATCGTCGGCATCGGCGACCCGGCCGCGATGCAGCTCTCGTTGCTCAACGACAGCCTGCTCGACCTCTATCGAGAAGCCGCGGCCAACCCTGCGGGAGGCGTGAGCTATTCGGTCGAGGTGCTCGACCACGCGACCGCCCCGGCCTATCGGGGGTTGCTCGACCTGACCTACGCCACGCCGCTGCCGGTCGAGGAAGGCTGA
- a CDS encoding FtsW/RodA/SpoVE family cell cycle protein — translation MSQTGALMGFVHRRRRGAELFLLLLALLVGVGAYAAVGLGVEGTIPANVIGYGGWLTALVVAAHVAVRLVAPYADPVLLPLVAALNGLGLAVIHRIDLAEQESTFARQQLTWMTLGVVLFVATLFALRDHRSLQRFTYTSGLAGIVLLILPFLPLIGTTINGASIWIRLGPFSFQPGEVAKVLLVIAFSGYLVQHRDALALAGRRILFVDLPRGRDLGPILAMFTISMMILVLQNDLGSSLLFFGLFLVMLYVATERPGWLLVGGLLFVAGALAAYTFVGNVKNRFNFWLNPMDYYDASPGSGQLVEAMFGMGWGGLIGRGFGEGMPERVPYAESDFIVAAIGEELGLTAVMAVILCYGLIVERALRIALISRDGFGKLLAVGLGSVVALQVFVVIGGVTGLIPLTGLTTPFLSYGGSSLVANWVIVALLMRISDHARRPVPRMTPVDPEPDSETTQVVKLR, via the coding sequence ATGAGCCAGACCGGGGCCCTGATGGGGTTCGTCCACCGGCGCCGGCGCGGAGCGGAGCTCTTCCTGCTCCTGCTCGCGCTGCTCGTGGGCGTCGGCGCCTACGCCGCGGTGGGCCTGGGCGTCGAAGGGACGATCCCGGCCAACGTCATCGGGTACGGCGGTTGGCTGACCGCCCTCGTGGTGGCGGCCCACGTCGCCGTACGCCTCGTGGCGCCCTATGCCGACCCGGTGCTCCTCCCCCTCGTCGCCGCGCTCAACGGCCTCGGGCTGGCCGTCATCCACCGGATCGACCTGGCCGAGCAGGAATCGACCTTCGCCCGGCAGCAGCTCACCTGGATGACGCTCGGGGTGGTGCTCTTCGTCGCGACCCTCTTCGCGCTGCGCGACCACCGCTCGCTCCAGCGCTTCACCTACACCTCGGGGCTGGCCGGCATCGTGCTGCTGATCCTCCCCTTCCTGCCCCTGATCGGCACCACCATCAACGGTGCCAGCATCTGGATCCGGCTCGGTCCGTTCAGCTTCCAGCCCGGCGAGGTCGCCAAGGTGCTGCTGGTGATCGCCTTCTCCGGTTATCTCGTCCAGCACCGTGACGCCCTGGCGCTGGCCGGTCGCCGGATCCTCTTCGTCGACCTGCCCCGCGGCCGCGACCTCGGCCCGATCCTGGCGATGTTCACGATCTCGATGATGATCCTCGTCCTGCAGAACGACCTCGGGTCGTCGCTGCTGTTCTTCGGCCTGTTCCTCGTCATGCTCTATGTCGCCACCGAGCGGCCCGGCTGGCTGCTCGTCGGTGGCTTGCTCTTCGTGGCGGGTGCGCTGGCGGCCTACACCTTCGTCGGCAACGTCAAGAACCGCTTCAACTTCTGGTTGAACCCGATGGACTACTACGACGCCTCACCCGGCAGCGGGCAGCTCGTGGAGGCGATGTTCGGGATGGGTTGGGGCGGCCTGATCGGGCGCGGCTTCGGCGAGGGCATGCCCGAGCGCGTCCCCTATGCCGAGTCCGACTTCATCGTCGCCGCCATCGGCGAGGAGCTCGGCCTGACGGCCGTGATGGCGGTGATCCTCTGCTACGGCCTGATCGTCGAGCGGGCGCTGCGGATCGCCCTGATCTCGCGTGACGGCTTCGGCAAGCTGCTCGCCGTGGGGCTGGGCAGCGTCGTGGCGCTGCAGGTCTTCGTGGTCATCGGCGGCGTCACCGGCCTGATCCCGCTGACGGGCCTCACCACCCCGTTCCTGTCCTACGGCGGCTCGTCCCTGGTCGCCAACTGGGTGATCGTCGCCCTGCTGATGCGCATCTCCGACCATGCGCGCCGGCCGGTCCCGCGGATGACGCCGGTGGACCCGGAGCCCGACAGCGAGACGACCCAGGTGGTGAAGCTGAGGTGA
- a CDS encoding peptidoglycan D,D-transpeptidase FtsI family protein gives MNKPIRTISIFCLLLFVALLLNATYLMYFRADELAADAKNRRIITAAFARERGAILVGKEPVARSVPSDDQYEFQRTYPQPLKYAPITGYFSYYSQTGIERSQNDVLSGDDSRLFVNRLVDMLSNTEPEGGNVELTINPAAQTAAFDGLQALPGAKGAVVALEPGTGKVLAMASTPTFDPNALASHDLGDVAAEAERLADDPNTPLINRAISTTLPPGSTFKLVTAAAAIESGDYDKDSLVPGGPTFQLPLSSTEVGNWQGGSCGASKITLTQALAVSCNVSFLSLANDLGIEAMTEQAEAFGFNSTSLEDLPGQARSLYPPDMDQAQTALSGIGQSSVTATPLQMAMVAAGIANDGEVMQPYLVDRVRAPNASLLDQTEPSTYSEAVSSSTADELTEMMVTTVDSGTAGAAAIEGVRVAGKTGTAQSTDDRPPYAWFVSFAPADDPQVAVAVMVEASETARDEIAGGALGGPIAKAVMEAVIAP, from the coding sequence GTGAACAAGCCGATCCGCACCATCTCGATCTTCTGCCTGCTGCTGTTCGTGGCGCTGCTGCTCAACGCGACCTACCTGATGTACTTCCGCGCCGACGAGCTCGCCGCCGACGCCAAGAACCGCCGGATCATCACCGCCGCGTTCGCCCGCGAGCGCGGCGCGATCCTCGTCGGCAAGGAGCCCGTCGCCCGCAGCGTGCCCTCCGACGACCAGTACGAGTTCCAGCGCACCTACCCGCAGCCGCTCAAGTACGCCCCCATCACCGGCTACTTCTCCTACTACTCCCAGACCGGCATCGAGCGGTCGCAGAACGACGTGCTCTCGGGCGACGACTCGCGACTGTTCGTCAACCGGCTGGTCGACATGCTCAGCAACACCGAGCCCGAGGGCGGCAACGTCGAGCTGACCATCAACCCGGCCGCCCAGACCGCCGCCTTCGACGGCCTGCAGGCACTGCCCGGCGCCAAGGGCGCGGTCGTGGCCCTCGAGCCCGGCACCGGCAAGGTCCTCGCCATGGCGTCGACCCCGACGTTCGACCCCAACGCGCTCGCCTCGCACGACCTCGGTGACGTCGCCGCCGAGGCCGAGCGCCTGGCCGACGACCCGAACACGCCCCTGATCAACCGGGCGATCAGCACCACCCTGCCGCCGGGCTCCACCTTCAAGCTGGTCACTGCCGCGGCTGCGATCGAGTCCGGCGACTACGACAAGGACTCGTTGGTCCCCGGTGGCCCGACCTTCCAGCTCCCGCTGTCGAGCACCGAGGTCGGCAACTGGCAGGGCGGCAGCTGCGGTGCCAGCAAGATCACCCTGACCCAGGCGCTCGCGGTCTCCTGCAACGTCTCCTTCCTGTCCCTGGCCAACGACCTGGGCATCGAGGCGATGACCGAGCAGGCGGAGGCGTTCGGCTTCAACTCCACCTCGCTGGAGGACCTCCCGGGCCAGGCCCGCTCGCTCTACCCGCCCGACATGGACCAGGCGCAGACCGCACTCTCGGGGATCGGGCAGTCCAGCGTCACCGCGACGCCGCTGCAGATGGCGATGGTCGCCGCGGGCATCGCCAACGACGGCGAGGTCATGCAGCCCTACCTCGTCGACCGGGTCCGCGCGCCCAACGCCTCCCTGCTCGACCAGACCGAGCCGTCGACATACTCCGAGGCCGTCTCCAGCAGCACCGCCGACGAGCTGACCGAGATGATGGTCACCACCGTCGACTCCGGCACCGCAGGCGCGGCCGCCATCGAGGGCGTGCGGGTGGCCGGCAAGACGGGCACCGCCCAGTCGACCGACGACCGTCCGCCCTACGCCTGGTTCGTGTCGTTCGCCCCCGCCGACGACCCCCAGGTCGCCGTCGCCGTGATGGTCGAGGCCAGCGAGACCGCGCGCGACGAGATCGCCGGTGGTGCCCTCGGCGGGCCGATCGCCAAGGCGGTCATGGAGGCGGTGATCGCCCCGTGA
- a CDS encoding serine/threonine protein kinase, whose translation MGEVWRGRDTVLARPVAVKLLKAEYADDSLFRRRFEVEAKNAASLHHPGIAGVFDFGEASPTDGGATPRPYLVMELVEGQPLSDLLRPGAPMDPDIVSDLMAQTADALGAAHKAGLVHRDVKPGNLIVTPDRRVKVTDFGIARAAEGLALTETGQVMGTPAYISPEQAEGSTATAASDVYSLGVVAFECLAGRRPFTADTPVATAVAHLRQPVPTLPDAVPADLAAVVTRALAKDPGERYPDGSAFAAALRSPSTAAAAGVGGAAGGVAAATSPPHSPATTQVLPATPAGGATGVVPPPVTQPQTPPPPAATAADRRTPSAAWLPWVLLAAVLVVGALIIWQLTADDDEPTDAGSPAPTTRTQTESPTKTTQTPSETASEPSTTPTTTSEPPEETVTVEPGAYVGRDHKDVSKELEDLGLEVSEEELENPGDQPEGAVASVEPSGKVPVGETVVVTYYGKVPGGQGNGNEGNGNEGND comes from the coding sequence ATGGGCGAGGTATGGCGCGGACGCGACACCGTCCTGGCACGACCCGTCGCCGTGAAGCTGCTGAAGGCTGAATATGCCGACGACTCGCTCTTCCGCCGTCGTTTCGAGGTCGAGGCCAAGAACGCCGCCTCGCTCCACCACCCCGGCATCGCGGGGGTCTTCGACTTCGGTGAGGCATCCCCGACCGACGGAGGCGCGACGCCGCGGCCCTATCTCGTGATGGAGCTCGTCGAGGGTCAACCGCTCTCCGACCTCCTGCGTCCCGGGGCGCCGATGGATCCCGACATCGTCAGCGACCTGATGGCGCAGACGGCCGACGCGCTGGGCGCCGCCCACAAGGCGGGCCTCGTGCACCGCGACGTCAAGCCGGGCAACCTCATCGTCACCCCCGACCGCCGGGTCAAGGTCACCGACTTCGGGATCGCGCGCGCGGCCGAGGGCCTGGCGCTGACCGAGACCGGTCAGGTGATGGGCACGCCCGCCTACATCTCGCCCGAGCAGGCCGAGGGCAGCACAGCCACGGCCGCCTCCGATGTCTACAGCCTCGGCGTCGTCGCCTTCGAGTGCCTCGCAGGTCGTCGACCGTTCACCGCCGACACCCCGGTCGCGACCGCCGTCGCACACCTGCGCCAGCCGGTCCCCACGCTGCCCGACGCCGTGCCCGCGGACCTCGCCGCCGTCGTCACGAGGGCGCTGGCCAAGGACCCGGGCGAGCGCTACCCCGACGGGTCGGCCTTCGCCGCGGCGCTTCGCTCACCCTCGACCGCTGCTGCCGCCGGAGTCGGCGGTGCGGCAGGCGGGGTCGCGGCGGCCACCAGCCCGCCCCACTCACCGGCCACGACGCAGGTCCTGCCCGCCACGCCGGCGGGCGGTGCGACGGGTGTGGTCCCGCCCCCCGTGACCCAGCCTCAGACGCCCCCGCCACCTGCAGCCACGGCGGCCGATCGACGTACGCCCTCGGCCGCCTGGCTCCCGTGGGTCCTGCTCGCGGCGGTGCTGGTCGTCGGTGCGCTGATCATCTGGCAGCTCACCGCCGACGACGACGAGCCGACCGACGCCGGGTCGCCCGCGCCCACGACCCGGACGCAGACCGAGTCGCCCACCAAGACGACCCAGACGCCGAGCGAGACTGCCTCGGAGCCCTCGACCACGCCGACGACGACGTCAGAGCCTCCCGAGGAGACCGTCACGGTGGAGCCGGGCGCCTATGTCGGCCGCGACCACAAGGACGTCTCGAAGGAGCTCGAGGACCTCGGCCTCGAGGTCTCCGAGGAGGAGCTCGAGAACCCGGGCGACCAGCCTGAGGGCGCCGTGGCCTCGGTCGAGCCCAGCGGCAAGGTCCCGGTCGGGGAGACCGTCGTGGTGACCTACTACGGCAAGGTCCCGGGCGGCCAGGGCAACGGCAACGAGGGCAACGGCAACGAGGGGAACGACTGA
- a CDS encoding peptidylprolyl isomerase gives MADIKATLKTNQGDIVLNLFPNHAPETVDNFVGLAEGTKDYTAGDRKGAFYDGLIFHRVIEGFMIQGGCPQGTGTGGPGYNFKDEIHPELVFDKPYLLAMANAGPGTNGSQFFITLGATPWLNRKHTIFGEVADQSSREVVDKIGATRTGPGDRPAESVVIESVTIER, from the coding sequence ATGGCGGACATCAAGGCCACCCTGAAGACCAACCAGGGTGACATCGTGCTCAACCTGTTCCCCAACCACGCTCCCGAGACGGTCGACAACTTCGTCGGGCTCGCCGAGGGGACCAAGGACTACACCGCCGGCGACCGCAAGGGCGCGTTCTACGACGGCCTGATCTTCCACCGCGTGATCGAGGGCTTCATGATCCAGGGCGGTTGCCCCCAGGGCACCGGCACCGGCGGCCCGGGCTACAACTTCAAGGACGAGATCCACCCCGAGCTCGTCTTCGACAAGCCCTATCTCCTCGCGATGGCCAACGCCGGCCCCGGCACCAACGGCTCGCAGTTCTTCATCACCCTCGGCGCGACGCCGTGGCTCAACCGCAAGCACACCATCTTCGGCGAGGTCGCCGACCAGTCCTCCCGCGAGGTCGTGGACAAGATCGGCGCCACCCGCACCGGTCCGGGCGACCGTCCGGCCGAGTCGGTCGTCATCGAGTCCGTCACCATCGAGCGCTGA
- a CDS encoding PP2C family protein-serine/threonine phosphatase codes for MTTAGPFFLQFSALSDVGRIRKDNQDSGYAGPWLLTVCDGVGGAVRGDLASATAVQALRKLDGPPSDDLLGQVAGAIHRANDRIAELIDDDPALNGTSTTATVLLFDGAKIAVGHLGDTRAYLLRDGELRQLTHDHTFVQSLIDEGRITEEQSRTHPHRNLILKAVDGIRHEEPDLFELAVQPGDRLFVCSDGACGVLSDDKMADILRSGTTDFAAVELVRASLEAGSTDNVTCVVAEVVESAPDEASDPLLVGAAADLPRKSSSGSTRSRGFRGHRSGDTGEIDPVPALPPDLPSDVHAIPSDPVDPEAARYAPRAPARHPWLKRLLAATVVLGLLWIAGALAWSWSQRQFFVAAEDNKVTIFRGLNAQIPGIDLSSPYEISDVDLDNLSDIDAEAVSDGIEASDLEEARETVANYAALQEPPAGEESGG; via the coding sequence ATGACCACTGCCGGGCCGTTCTTCCTCCAGTTCTCCGCGCTCTCCGACGTCGGCCGGATCCGCAAGGACAACCAGGACTCCGGCTATGCCGGACCCTGGCTGCTCACCGTCTGCGACGGGGTCGGCGGTGCGGTCCGCGGCGACCTCGCCTCGGCGACCGCCGTCCAAGCCCTGCGCAAGCTCGACGGCCCGCCCAGCGACGACCTGCTCGGCCAGGTCGCCGGCGCCATCCACCGCGCCAACGACCGCATCGCCGAGCTGATCGACGACGACCCGGCGCTCAACGGCACCAGCACCACCGCCACCGTCCTGCTCTTCGACGGCGCCAAGATCGCGGTCGGACACCTCGGCGACACCCGTGCCTATCTCCTGCGCGACGGCGAGCTGCGCCAGCTCACCCACGACCACACGTTCGTCCAGAGCCTGATCGACGAGGGCCGGATCACCGAGGAGCAGTCGCGGACCCACCCCCACCGCAACCTGATCCTCAAGGCCGTCGACGGCATCCGCCACGAGGAGCCCGACCTCTTCGAGCTGGCCGTGCAGCCCGGCGACCGGCTCTTCGTCTGCAGCGACGGCGCCTGTGGCGTGCTGAGCGACGACAAGATGGCCGACATCCTGCGCTCCGGCACCACCGACTTCGCCGCGGTCGAGCTCGTCCGGGCGAGCCTCGAGGCCGGCAGCACCGACAACGTCACCTGCGTCGTGGCCGAGGTCGTCGAGTCCGCACCCGACGAGGCGTCCGACCCGCTGCTGGTCGGCGCGGCGGCAGACCTCCCCCGTAAGTCGTCGTCGGGCTCGACCCGCAGCCGCGGCTTCCGCGGGCACCGGTCCGGTGACACCGGCGAGATCGACCCCGTGCCGGCCCTGCCCCCCGACCTGCCGAGCGACGTGCACGCGATCCCGTCCGACCCGGTCGACCCGGAGGCCGCCCGCTACGCCCCTCGCGCACCAGCGCGACACCCGTGGCTGAAGCGGCTGCTCGCGGCCACCGTCGTGCTCGGACTCCTCTGGATCGCTGGGGCCCTCGCGTGGTCGTGGAGCCAGCGCCAGTTCTTCGTCGCCGCCGAGGACAACAAGGTGACGATCTTCCGTGGGCTCAACGCACAGATCCCCGGGATCGACCTGTCGTCGCCCTATGAGATCAGCGACGTCGACCTCGACAACCTCAGCGACATCGACGCCGAGGCGGTCTCCGACGGCATCGAGGCCAGCGACCTCGAAGAGGCCCGCGAGACCGTCGCCAACTACGCCGCCCTCCAGGAGCCTCCCGCCGGCGAGGAATCAGGCGGATGA
- a CDS encoding rhomboid family intramembrane serine protease: MTEPTAAGVPTCYRHAGRETGIRCQRCERPICPDCMRDAAVGFQCPSCVSEGAKQTRSGRTAYGGARSANPALTSMALIATNAAVWLAILATGWHGSDLIRRLALVPVGICNAGGGSYFPNVTDAQTCEVGAGGTWLPGVSDGAFWQLLTSAFTHVDLWHIGFNMVALWVLGPQLEMAIGRARFLALYLLSALAGSTVVYWLAAENGATLGASGATFGLMGALLIIAHKVGGDVRQILTWLGINVVITVLGSQFISWQAHLGGLLGGMAIAAVLVYAPRARRTAVQLLGLGSLLALLVVLIVLRTAALA; the protein is encoded by the coding sequence ATGACTGAGCCCACCGCGGCCGGCGTGCCGACCTGCTATCGGCACGCCGGCCGCGAGACCGGGATCCGCTGCCAGCGGTGTGAGCGACCGATCTGCCCCGACTGCATGCGCGACGCGGCCGTCGGCTTCCAGTGCCCCAGCTGCGTGAGCGAGGGGGCCAAGCAGACGCGATCAGGACGCACCGCCTATGGCGGCGCCCGCTCGGCCAACCCGGCGCTCACGTCGATGGCGCTGATCGCCACCAACGCCGCCGTCTGGCTGGCGATCCTGGCGACCGGCTGGCACGGCAGTGACCTGATCCGGCGCCTCGCACTGGTGCCGGTCGGCATCTGCAACGCAGGCGGGGGGTCCTACTTCCCCAACGTCACGGACGCCCAGACCTGTGAGGTCGGCGCCGGGGGCACCTGGCTGCCGGGCGTATCGGACGGCGCCTTCTGGCAGCTGCTGACCAGCGCCTTCACCCACGTCGACCTGTGGCACATCGGTTTCAACATGGTGGCCCTCTGGGTCCTCGGCCCCCAGCTGGAGATGGCGATCGGACGCGCCCGATTCCTGGCGCTCTATCTCCTCTCGGCCCTGGCCGGCTCGACGGTCGTCTATTGGCTGGCCGCCGAGAACGGCGCGACGCTCGGCGCCTCGGGCGCCACGTTCGGCCTGATGGGCGCGTTGTTGATCATCGCCCACAAGGTCGGTGGGGACGTGCGCCAGATCCTGACCTGGCTGGGCATCAACGTGGTCATCACCGTGCTCGGCTCGCAGTTCATCTCCTGGCAGGCCCACCTCGGGGGCCTCCTGGGCGGTATGGCGATCGCCGCCGTCCTCGTCTACGCGCCCCGCGCGCGGCGCACGGCCGTCCAGCTGCTCGGCCTGGGCTCGCTGCTCGCCCTGCTCGTCGTCCTGATCGTGCTGCGCACCGCCGCCCTGGCCTGA
- the pknB gene encoding Stk1 family PASTA domain-containing Ser/Thr kinase: MTGQEPTVIGGRYELGELLGRGGMAEVRKAHDSRLGRTVAVKRLRTDLASDATFQARFRREAQSSASLNHPSIVSVYDTGEEMSTDGTDVAQPYIVMECVQGSTLRDILREGRKILPERALEIGSDVLAALDYSHRAGIIHRDIKPGNVMLTPAGDVKVMDFGIARAVSDASSTMTQTAAVVGTAQYLSPEQARGETVDSRSDVYSAGCLLYELLTGRPPFVGDSPVAVAYQHVRENPTPPSDHDDQLDPEIDAIVLKSLAKRVEDRYQSAAAMRADIERYLAGHPIQAVPPPPEPTAYQPAASAATALIPAAASTHAAAQGHDQDSGNRTGMMFLIGFLALLIIAGGAYIVSSLDLFEEPVEKEQVPALVGMTSKQASAAIVEAGLTVGAVTRETSETTPANRVIDQSPNQNLFVEPGSAVDFVLSLGKPEVDVPFVEGQPVDTARIEVEGVGLKVRVEPEKSDEPKDEVLRTDPPSGQSVAEGSVVTLFVSLGPAEVPAVVDLKQAAAERAIIAAGFVPEVRPDPSSTRPKGTVVDQIPAAGGTQDQGSTVTIFVSTFEKPTQTPTPTPTEPVPTEPTPTPEPTEPVPTPTAVPSTTEPAARRR, encoded by the coding sequence ATGACCGGCCAGGAACCGACCGTGATCGGTGGCCGCTACGAGCTCGGCGAGCTGCTCGGTCGCGGCGGCATGGCCGAGGTCCGCAAGGCCCACGACTCGCGGCTGGGACGGACCGTGGCCGTCAAGCGGCTGCGCACCGACCTGGCCTCCGACGCCACCTTCCAGGCCAGGTTCCGGCGAGAGGCGCAGTCGTCGGCGTCGCTCAACCACCCCTCGATCGTGTCGGTCTATGACACCGGCGAGGAGATGTCGACCGACGGCACGGACGTGGCGCAGCCCTACATCGTGATGGAGTGCGTGCAGGGCAGCACCCTGCGCGACATCCTGCGCGAGGGCCGCAAGATCCTCCCCGAGCGGGCCCTCGAGATCGGCAGCGACGTGCTCGCCGCCCTCGACTACAGCCACCGCGCCGGCATCATCCACCGCGACATCAAGCCCGGGAACGTGATGCTCACCCCAGCCGGCGACGTCAAGGTGATGGACTTCGGCATCGCCCGCGCCGTCTCCGACGCCAGCTCGACGATGACCCAGACGGCCGCGGTCGTCGGTACGGCGCAGTACCTCTCCCCCGAGCAGGCTCGCGGCGAGACGGTCGACTCGCGCTCCGACGTCTACAGCGCGGGCTGCCTGCTCTACGAGCTGCTCACCGGCCGGCCGCCGTTCGTCGGCGACAGCCCGGTTGCGGTGGCCTATCAACACGTGCGGGAGAACCCGACTCCTCCCTCGGACCACGACGACCAGCTCGACCCCGAGATCGACGCCATCGTGCTGAAGTCGCTGGCCAAGCGGGTGGAGGACCGCTACCAGAGCGCCGCCGCCATGCGCGCCGACATCGAGCGCTATCTCGCGGGCCACCCGATCCAGGCAGTGCCACCACCTCCGGAGCCCACCGCCTACCAGCCGGCGGCCTCGGCAGCCACTGCTCTCATCCCGGCGGCGGCCTCGACGCATGCTGCCGCGCAGGGCCACGACCAGGACTCGGGCAACCGGACCGGGATGATGTTCCTGATCGGCTTCCTCGCGCTGCTCATCATCGCCGGCGGCGCCTACATCGTGTCCTCGCTCGACCTGTTCGAGGAGCCGGTCGAGAAGGAACAGGTCCCTGCCCTGGTGGGAATGACCAGCAAGCAGGCCTCCGCCGCGATCGTCGAGGCGGGCCTGACGGTCGGCGCGGTGACCCGCGAGACGTCCGAGACGACCCCGGCCAACCGGGTGATCGACCAGAGCCCCAACCAGAACCTCTTCGTCGAGCCCGGCAGCGCCGTCGACTTCGTGCTGTCCCTGGGCAAGCCCGAGGTGGACGTCCCCTTCGTGGAGGGCCAGCCCGTCGACACGGCCCGGATCGAGGTCGAGGGCGTCGGGCTCAAGGTCCGGGTGGAGCCCGAGAAGTCCGACGAGCCGAAGGACGAGGTCCTGCGGACCGATCCGCCCAGCGGACAGTCGGTGGCCGAGGGGAGCGTCGTGACGCTGTTCGTCTCGCTGGGTCCCGCGGAGGTGCCAGCGGTCGTCGACCTGAAGCAGGCGGCGGCGGAGAGGGCCATCATCGCGGCCGGCTTCGTGCCGGAGGTCCGTCCCGATCCCAGCAGCACCAGGCCCAAGGGCACCGTGGTCGACCAGATCCCGGCGGCCGGGGGCACGCAGGACCAGGGCAGCACCGTCACGATCTTCGTCTCGACCTTCGAGAAGCCGACGCAGACCCCCACCCCCACGCCGACGGAGCCCGTCCCGACAGAGCCGACCCCGACGCCGGAGCCGACCGAACCGGTGCCCACGCCCACCGCCGTACCCTCCACGACCGAGCCGGCCGCCCGCCGCCGCTGA
- a CDS encoding cell division protein CrgA — MAKPSATVVEPETKLVSVRFILALLLIIGGIAWMAYYYLGVRPDPDVLPAPKATPKAIADLGLWNYAIGFGALLVGLAITAHPSTPLGRGRGVVVGMLACFLIGLIWICTFYVFSNDLTPLPVFNDLGQWNLGVGIAFMAVGFTFATRWE; from the coding sequence GTGGCCAAGCCCAGTGCGACAGTTGTCGAACCCGAGACCAAGCTCGTGTCGGTGCGGTTCATCCTGGCCCTGCTGCTGATCATCGGCGGGATCGCCTGGATGGCCTACTACTACCTCGGCGTCCGGCCCGACCCCGACGTCCTCCCGGCTCCCAAGGCCACCCCGAAGGCGATCGCCGACCTCGGGCTGTGGAACTACGCCATCGGGTTCGGTGCGCTGCTGGTCGGCCTGGCCATCACCGCCCACCCGAGCACGCCGCTCGGGCGCGGGCGCGGTGTCGTGGTCGGGATGCTGGCCTGCTTCCTGATCGGGCTGATCTGGATCTGCACCTTCTACGTCTTCTCCAACGACCTGACCCCCCTCCCGGTCTTCAACGACCTGGGCCAGTGGAACCTCGGCGTCGGCATCGCCTTCATGGCCGTGGGCTTCACCTTCGCCACTCGCTGGGAGTAA